AAGGTAGAGGTGTTTAACTATGAGTTTTTTTGAGAAGACCATAAGTAAAGAAACAATATTTAATGGAAAGATCATTGATTTAAATGTTCATACAGTTGAATTACCAAACGGGAAAACAAGTAAAAGGGAAATAATAAATCATGCAGGTGGAGTTGCAATAATTGCTTATAAAGACAGTGAAACTTTATTTATGGTGGAACAATTCAGAAAACCCATAGAAGGGGTTTTACTTGAAATACCTGCAGGCAAGATTGAAAAAAATGAAGATGTGCTTGAATGTGCTGAGAGAGAATTGGAAGAGGAGATAGGTTATAGGGCTAAAGAACTTAAATACTTAGGAAGAATAGTTACAAGTCCTGGATTTTGTGATGAATATATATTTATTTATAAGGCAGAAGAATTGTATAAAGGAAGAGATGACTTAGGAGATGAAGATGAATTCATAAATATTAAAGAGATTAAAATAGATAGAGTCAAAGAAATGATAAAAGAAGGAAAAATAATAGATGCAAAAACTATTTGTGCTCTTATGATGATATAATGTGTTTTTAACGGATAGTAAGTGTTATTTGTTTTTGTGCAACTAATATAAAGTCATATAACTCTTTTGTAAATCATAAATTAATTAAAAGAAGATGATTAACAAAAGGGGGATGAGATTATGTTAGAAAATAAAGCGCTAAGTTTAATAAATAGACATATTAAAAATAATTTTTGGCTGTATATTATAAGTTTAGTATGCTTTTTCACCGGAATAGTTATTGGAATATATAGTGTTAGATATATGGGTGGATTTGAAAAAAGTGATCTTTTAAGCTATCTCAAGAATTTCACTAAAGTAGTAGATTCAGGAAATGTAAATTATAAATCTATATTTTTAGAAACTTTAAAAAATAATATTCCCATAATTTTAATGGTATGGTTTTTGGGACTTACAATGATAGGAATACCTGTAATACTTATAATAGATATAAT
This genomic interval from Clostridium kluyveri contains the following:
- a CDS encoding NUDIX hydrolase, which translates into the protein MSFFEKTISKETIFNGKIIDLNVHTVELPNGKTSKREIINHAGGVAIIAYKDSETLFMVEQFRKPIEGVLLEIPAGKIEKNEDVLECAERELEEEIGYRAKELKYLGRIVTSPGFCDEYIFIYKAEELYKGRDDLGDEDEFINIKEIKIDRVKEMIKEGKIIDAKTICALMMI